The Calderihabitans maritimus nucleotide sequence GGATTGGAAGCCCGGGTGTTGGCCCTGGAGAACGGCTTTTTCGGTCCCACCGTGACTGTAGCCGGATTGCTGACCGGTTCCGACCTCATCCGGGGATTGAAGGAAAACCGGCATATAATAAAAGATGATGAGGTGGTTATTATTCCTCGGATAATGTTGCGAGAGGGTGAAGACTTGTTTCTTGACGGGCTAACGGTAGCCCAGGTGGCTGACAAGACCGGCGCGATACTGGAGACTGCGGGACCGGAAGCAAGAGAATTGATAGAAAAGATACTGGGAAGCGAAAGCATATTCACCTCTGAGGAGGTCTAACTTATGGCCAAACCGGTAGTAGCCATTGTAGGAAGACCTAATGTAGGCAAATCTACCCTTTTCAACCGAATTACCGGCGCGAGAGTGGCCATTGTGGAAAATATACCGGGGGTAACACGAGACCGTTTATATCGAGACGCCGACTGGCGGGGCAGGGAGTTTACCCTGGTAGATACCGGTGGTATTACTTCTCTGAATGAGGAAGATACCATGACCGCTCAGGTTAAGCGGCAGGCAGAGTTGGCCATCGAGGAGGCGGACGTCATCTTATTTCTGGTGGATGCCCGGGAAGGTCTCAATCCCGATGATGAAGCCATAGCGGACATTTTACGCCGGACTGACAAACCGGTTATTCTGGTGGCCAACAAGGTAGAAAATTTTGAAAATCCACCCATATATGATTTTTACGCCTTGGGCCTGGGAGATCCCTTGCCCGTATCGGCGGCGCACGGGCTTAATATCGGAGACCTTTTAGACCGCTTGGTAGAAAATCTTCCTGCCCTTGAGCCGGAAGTTTACGGAGAAGATGCCGTCAAGATTGCCGTAGTAGGCCGGCCCAACGTGGGCAAATCGTCTCTGGTCAATTGTTTCTTGGGAAGGGAAAGAGTAATAGTCAGCGAAATTCCGGGGACGACTCGGGATGCGGTTGATACCGTTTTCCATTTTAACGGGCGGGAATACGTTCTGATCGATACGGCCGGAATCCGGCGCAAAGCGCGGATTTCGGAAGCAACAGAGCGCTATAGCGTAATACGTTCACTGCGGGCGATCGATCGTTCGGACGTGGTGCTGGTAGTGTTGGACGCAGTAGAAGGAGTAACGGAACAGGACAAAAGAATAGCCGGTTACGCCCATGAAGCAGGGAAAGCAGCAGTTATCGTGGTTAACAAGTGGGACCTGGTGGAAAAAGACGGCAAGACGATGAACCGGTATGAAGAAGCAATCCGGCGAGAACTTTCCTTTATGGACTATGCTCCTACCATATATGTCTCAGCTCTCACCAAACAACGCGTTTTCAAGATTATTGAACTGGTGAACCGCGTGGCTGAGCAGGCTGCGCGGCGCATTCCTACCAGTACCCTCAACCAAATAATCGACGAAGCAACCCATTTGAATCCTCCTCCGTCTGATAAGGGACGGCGGCTGAAAATTTTTTACGCCACTCAGGCGGGGATAAAGCCACCCCGGTTTATTCTTTTTGTAAACGATCCCGATTTATTTCATTTCTCTTACCGGCGTTACCTAGAAAACCAGCTTCGGGAGGCTTTCGGTTTTGAGGGAACGCCCATAGGACTGGTTATTCGCAAGAAAGAATAATAAGCAATATAAAGAATAAGCGGTGGCGCTGAGCTGGGAGGTTTTCAAGTGAAATACCTGATTGTGCTTCTGGTGAGCTATCTTTTAGGATCCATACCCGTGGGTTACGTGGTCGGTCGCTGGGTTAAAGGAATTGATATCCGGCGTTATGGGAGCGGCAATGTAGGTGCTACCAACGCTTTTCGCACCATGGGAACCGGGCCGGGACTGGCTGTACTGCTGGGAGATGCGGCCAAAGGACTGTTGGCTGTTTTGCTGGGTAAGGCCGTGGGAGGGCCGCCCCTGGCCATTCTGTCCGGCCTAGCTGTCATGGCCGGGCATAGCTGGTCGGCCTTCCTGAGATTTCAAGGAGGACGGGGAGTGGCTACCGGTGCCGGCGCCCTGGTCGCCATGGCACCCAAAGTAGTATTGACCGCTTTCATAATATGGACACTGACTGTTCTCCTATCGCGTTATGTATCCCTCGGTTCCATTCTGGCTGCTGCTTCGCTTCCCCTGTTAATGCTTTATTTCAGGGAACCGTGGTACTACGTCCTTTTCGGTTTTCTGGCGGCAGCCCTGGTGATTTACCGGCACCGTCCCAATATCCGGCGTCTGCTGGCCGGCACCGAGTACAAGCTGGGTGAGCGGGTTAAACGTTTGAAATAGTTAAAAGGAGTGCAGCAGAAGTGCGGGAGAGAGTAGCTGTTATCGGGGCAGGGAGCTGGGGCACGGCCCTGGCTATTGTTTTGGCTAAGAAAGGATATGAAGTTACCTTGTGGGCCCGGCGGCAGGAGGTGGTCAGGGAGATCGAGACTACCAGGATCAATTCTCATTATCTGCCGGAAATTGTAATCCCGGAATCCATTAAAATTACTGCCGACCTGGAAGAGACCCTAATGCAATGCGTTGCCGTTGTACTCAGCGTACCCTCTCATGCCGTCCGGGAGACGGTACGCCGGGTTAGACCGTTCGTAACGAAAGAAACGGTACTGGTTAACACTGCTAAGGGGTTGGAAATAGAAACGTTGATGCGCCTTTCCGAGGTTTTGAAACAGGAATTACCTGTGGAGCTTCATAATAATATAGCCGTCCTCTCGGGTCCCAGCCACGCGGAAGAGGTCAGCCGGGACCTGCCGACGGCGGTGGTGGCTGCCTCTCATCGCCGCCAGGTTGCTGAATACGTGCAGGATCTCTTCATGGCTCCTAATCTGCGAGTTTACACCAACCCTGATGTGACCGGAGTAGAACTGGGGGGAGCTCTCAAAAACGTGATTGCCCTGGCTACAGGGATTTCCGATGGCCTTGGTTTTGGAGATAATACCCGGGCTGCTTTAATGACCCGGGGTCTGGCGGAGATTGCTCGTTTAGGAACGGCTATGGGGGCACAGAGCCTGACTTTTGCCGGCCTGGCCGGGATAGGTGACTTGATAGTTACCTGTACCAGCCTGTACAGCCGGAACCGCCGGGCCGGAATTCAGCTCGGCCAGGGAAAACCTCTGGATCAGGTTCTGGCCGGTATGGGAATGGTAGTAGAGGGAGTTCGTACTACCAAGGCCGCGTATCACCTGGCACAAAAATACGGGGTAGAAATGCCCATCACGGAACAGACCTATCAGGTACTTTTTGAAGGGTTAAATCCCCGTGAGGCCGTGTCCAAACTGATGCTCAGAACCCGAACCCATGAGGTGGAAGAAATAGTTGTGAACCGGCAGGACTGGTAGACCGCCCGGAGTGGAAAAAGCTCCGGGTTTTTTAATTCAGCCGGTAATAATCATGAAACGAGCTCATATAATAGTAATGTTAAAACATGGTACAAATTAGAAATACACCAGTTGCGGCGGTTTATAGTTGTAAGTTTACAGGATGAAGGAGGGATGAAACGCGGCCTTCTCGTTTAGAGTTTAGCTGGGGCGGAGGAAAACTATTCTCAAGGAGGGAGAGGGAAATGGAGGAGAAGTTCGATATTTTTCGGGATATTGCCGAACGAACCGGGGGAGACATTTACCTGGGCGTGGTAGGTCCCGTGCGGACAGGCAAGTCAACCTTTATCAAGCGTTTTATGGAACTTTTGGTGATCCCCAACATCAAGAAGGCCAGTGACCGCCAGCGGGCGGTAGATGAATTGCCTCAGAGCGGGGCCGGGCGCACCATTATGACGGTGGAACCAAAGTTTATTCCCAACGAAGCGGTGGAAATAACCGTCAAAGACGGGTTAAAGATGAAGGTGCGTTTGGTAGACTGTGTTGGTTATACGGTAGACGGAGCTTTAGGTTACGAAGAAGAAGGACCCCGCATGGTACGTACGCCGTGGTTTGATCACGAAATTCCTTTCCAGGAGGCGGCAGAAGTAGGTACCCGGAAAGTAATCGAAGATCATTCTACCATCGGACTGGTGGTTACTACCGACGGCAGCATTACCGGTATAGAGCGGACCAATTATGAAGAAGCTGAAGGAAGAGTTATCAGCGAACTGAAAGAATTGAACAAACCTTTTCTGGTACTGTTGAACTCGACTCATCCTTATGACCAGGAGACGGTGGAACTGGCTCATTCTATCGAAGAGGAACACGGCGTGCCAGTCATACCGGTTAACGTGGCTGAGATAACCACTGAGGACTTATTGAACATCCTGGAAGAAATTCTCTATGAATTTCCGGTCAATGAAGTCAACATTAATCTTCCCAAGTGGATCGAGCAACTGGAGGCTACCCACTGGTTGCGCCACAAGCTTGAGGAAGCCGTTCGGAAGGCAGTAGTGCAGGTAGAACGGGTCCGTGATATTGATAGAGCCGTAGAAGAACTCGCTAATACGGAAAATGTAAAATCAGTACAGTTGAAAAATATGAACCTCGGCAATGGTTCGGCGACAATCGAAATGACGGCGGAAGAAAACCTGTTCTATCAAATTCTGGAAGAGATAACCGGGTTCGAAGTTAAAGGAGATCATGACCTGTTAAAGCTGATGAAAGAACTGAGTGTAGCGAAGAGGGAATACGACAAAGTGGCTTATGGTCTTAACGAGGTCAGGGCTACCGGGTACGGAGTCGTTAGTCCCAGTCTGGACGAGATGGTACTGGAGGAACCGGAACTGATCAGGTCCGGTGGACGGTTCGGCGTCAAGCTGAAAGCAACTGCTCCTTCCTACCACCTGATCAGGGCGGATATCACTACGGAAATTACCCCTCTCATTGGAACCGAAAAGCAGTGTGAAGAACTGGTCCAGTACATCATGGAAGAGTTTGAAGAAAACCCCCAGAAAATCTGGGAAACCAATATTTTCGGCAAGTCTCTTCACGAACTGGTACGGGAGGGAATACAGGGCAAGCTTTACCGGATGCCGGAAAACGCCCGGGTAAAACTACAGGAAACCTTGGAAAGAATCGCCAATGAAGGAAGCGGCGGATTGATATGTATCATTATATGAAAGTCGGTTAACACCGGCTTTTTTTGTTTTTATGGTAATCCATACTAGGCATTCAAGAAAAGGGAATCTATGAACGGTGAAGAATTTAAAAATTACCATGCGAATTTAATTGCTAGGGTGATTAGGAAATGAGAACCGGGACGGCCAGGTTGCCTTTACACGGCGGACGTTGTCCCCGCTGGTTGTTTGACCGCATGAAGGAATTGGGCTCGGCCATCATAGAAGTAATTGTATACGAGTACGGCCCAGACGAGGTACTGCGGCGCTTGAGCGATCCCGTATGGTTTCAGGCTTTCGGGTGCGTGTTGGGGTTTGACTGGCATTCTTCCGGTTTGACGACAACGGTGCTGGGCGCTTTAAAGGAAGGATTGCGGGACCGGCAAAAGGATTTGGGCGTCTTTATTGCCGGGGGAAAGGGAAGAACATCTCGCAAGACGCCGGAAGAAATAGCTTTTTATGCCGAAAAATATAGCTTTGAAGTTTCGCCGGAAACACTGATCTACTCCAGCCGAATGGCCGCCAAGGTGGATAATACCGCGTTACAGGACGGTTACCAGCTCTATCACCATGTATTTATTTTTACTGCCCACGGGCAGTGGGCGGTGGTACAGCAGGGAATGAATGAACGGTCCGGCTGGGCCCGCCGGTATCACTGGCTGGGAGAGACAGTAAAGGATTTTGTTTGCGAGCCTCACGCGGCCATATGCTGCGACCGGCGAACGCGGGTTCTCAATATGGTAGCTGAAGAGAGCGGCAAAGCTCGTGCAGTCATTGCCGAACTGGCAAGGGACCATCCCTCCCGTACCCTCCGGGAGTTAAACCGCCTTCGCGAGCTGGACCTGCCTCAATCCCACCATATCCCCCGCGCTGGCTATATGGATAAAATCCTCTACCAAATCTATGAACGGCAGCCGGAGGATTTTAAAGCCGTTCTGGGTGTGGAAGGGGTTGGGCCCAAGACGATTCGCGCTTTGGCGCTTGTGGCGGAGGTAACCTATGGGGCTAAAAGTAGTTTTCGCGACCCAGTAAAATATTCTTTTGCCCATGGAGGGAAGGACGGCCACCCGTTTCCCGTGGACCGGAAAGTGTATGAGAAATCAATTGAAATTTTGCGCAGGAGTCTGAGCGAAGCCCGAATAGGGCGTTCGGATAAACTGCAGGCGCTTAAAAAGTTAAATGCTCTGGCGGAATTTTGGGAAAAATAATTTTTATTGTCTGTTCGGTCATATCTTGACATTAACTATAAAATGCTGTATAGTAAAATTCACTATAACCTAAAAACTGCATACGAGGCTTTCAACTCTTATCGAGAGAGGTGGAGGGACTGGCCCGATGAAACCCGGCAACCTTCTCGCATTAGAGGTCAGCGAGAAAGGTGCCAATTCCTGCAGGAAGGTTATCTTCCTGAGAGATAAGAGGGGTAAGCTGGAAAAATGCCAAGCTGCCTCTTCTTATCTCAGAAGAGGCTTTTTTAATTGCCTTTTAGGCTGGTATCCCGCCTGGGAATAGCTAAATTCAAAAAAAGGAGGAAACAAAATGACGAACAGCAAATTTCGTTTTGACACTCTTGCCGTACACGGGGGACAGGAGCCGGACCCGACTACCGGAGCCAGAGCCGTTCCCATCTATCAGACGACTTCTTACGTGTTCCGCGACACGGAGCATGCCGCCAGGCTTTTTGCCCTGGAGGAACCGGGCAATATCTACACCCGCATGATGAATCCGACTACCGACGTATTCGAGAAAAGAGTTGCTGCCCTGGAGGGAGGCGTCGGCGCGCTGGCCACAGCATCAGGGCAGGCGGCAATTACCTATGCTATTGCCAATATAACCCGGGCGGGGCAGGAGATCGTGTCGGCCAGCAGTCTTTATGGGGGGACTTATAATCTCTTTTCGACAACCCTTCCCAAGCTGGGAATTAAGGTCAAGTTTGTAGACCCTTCCGACCCGGAGAATTTCCGCAAGGCCATTACTGAAAAGACGCGGGCGCTCTATGCCGAAACTATTGGTAATCCCAAGTTGGACATTATTGACTTTGAAGCGGTGAGCCAGATTGCCCATGAAGCGGGGATACCTTTCATAGTTGACAATACCTTTGCCACCCCTTACCTGTGCCGTCCCTTTGAGTTCGGGGCGGACATAGTAGTCCACTCGGCAACCAAGTTTATCGGAGGGCACGGAACCGCTATTGGAGGAATTATCGTTGATTCGGGTAAATTTGACTGGACCAACGGGAAGTTTCCGGAACTGACCGAACCGGATCCCAGTTACCATGGATTGAAATATACCGAGGCGGCGGGGAACCTGGCTTATATTTTTAAGGCCCGGGTGCAGCTACTGAGGGATATAGGTGCCTGTCTCAGCCCCTTTAATGCTTTCCTGTTTCTGCAGGGCTTAGAAACGCTGCCCCTGCGGATGGAACGCCACTGCCAGAATGCCCTTAAGATAGCCCAGTTCCTCAAAGAACATCCTAAGGTAAGCTGGGTTAATTACCCTGGGCTACCTGAACATCCTTCCTACGAAAAGGCGAAAAAGTACCTTCCCAAGGGGTGCGGGGCCATTCTCACCTTCGGCATTAAAGGAGGCAAGGAGGCAGGTATAGCCTTTATCGAGAGAGTGAAGCTTTTCTCCCACCTGGCCAACGTAGGAGATGCCAAGTCTCTGGTAATCCACCCGGCCAGCACTACTCACCAGCAGCTTAGCAGGGAAGAACAGATTGCTTCCGGGGTTACGGAGGATATGGTTAGGCTCTCTGTCGGCCTGGAAGATGTGCATGACCTGATGGAAGACTTAGACCAGGCGTTAAACGGTTAGTCGTCTGCAGAGATAGCTGCCTAAGACGGGCGGCGTTCTCTTAATTAAGGTAGGTGACCGACATGCCTGCAGTAGGAATTGTGGAAACTAAATATGTCAACCTTGGCGAGTTTCAGTTAGAGAGCGGTGCCCGACTTCCGGAAGTTACCGTTGCTTACGAAACTTACGGCCAGTTGAATGCTGAAGGTACCAACGCGGTGCTGGTACTTCATGCTCTTACCGGAGATGCCCATGTAGCCGGGAAACATGATCCCCAGGACAAACTGCCGGGCTGGTGGGATCCCCTGGTGGGGCCGGGAAGAGCCATAGATACTAACAAATACTTTGTGGTTTGTTCTAACGTATTGGGCGGGTGTTACGGGACCACGGGGCCTGCTTCCGTCAACCCTGAAACAGGTAAACCTTACGGGATGTCCTTTCCGGTGGTTACCATCCGTGACATGGTTCGGCTGCAGAAGAAACTGGTGGATACTCTGGGAATTAAGAGACTTGTCTGTGCTATCGGCGGTTCGATGGGGGGTATGCAGGCCCTGGAGTGGGCGGTAACTTATCCCGATTTTTTGGATAGTGTGATACCTATTGCCACCTCCGGACGCCTGTCCGCCCAGGCCATTGCCTATAATGAAGTGCAGCGTCAGGCCATAATCATGGACCCTAACTGGAACAACGGGGATTACTACGGACGGGAAGTCCCTGCTCGAGGTTTATCCCTGGCCCGCATGATCGGGACCATTACGTACAAGAGCGATGAGTCATGGAACTTTAAATTCGGTCGGGCCTTTAACGGCAAACAAAACGGGGGCTACTACTCCTTCAACAGCCGGTTTGAGGTAGAAAATTATCTTCATTACCAGGGGATGAAGCTGGTTAAGCGTTTTGATGCCAACTGCTACCTTTATCTAACCAAGGCGATGGACCTCCACGACGTGGGGCGGGGCTACCCTTCGTACAAGGAAGCGTTACAACGCATCAGGGCCAAATGTCTGATGATAGGCATCCGTTCGGACATCCTTTACCCGCCTCACTATCAAAAGGAAGTTGCCGAAATACTGCGGGAGGCAGGAAGGCCCGCGTACTATATGGAACTGAATTCTCCTTACGGCCACGACGCCTTCCTCATTGAGTTTGATATGATGACTCCGATAATCCGGGGGTTTCTCGAGAGTATATAAAATAGGGCTCTATTGTTCCCGCTCGCTCCGGAAATCTGCGCAGGCCAAACTAGGGCTCGATCTCGACCTGCGGCGGGCTCCCCGGCAAATTCGCCATCCTTGGCTCAGGTTGCCGGCCTCGCGCCTCCTGCGCTCGGGCCCGCCTCCGGCCTCGCTCTCGCCAAGTTTGGCTCCTGCTCGATTTAATGTCGCTTCGCCGGGAACAATAGAGCCACTTGCTGGGGACTGGGGGATGTAGGCGAAGGCGACCTCCTCCAATTTATTGTGAACAATAGACGCACAAATAGAAAACTATTGCTCCCCCGGTCGAGTCATGTTATAATGTCTACCGTATGAGGATGGATGTATATTCTCCGTAAACACATTCTCGAGGGGGGATTATCTACGGCGGAGCGAGGAGAACGGTTTTACCTGGTGAGGGAGAGCATCCTGCCGGAAGCCATACGAAAGACCGCTCTGGTTAAAATGCTCCTCGATAAGGGCGAAGCCAAAACGGTCAATGAAGCAG carries:
- the der gene encoding ribosome biogenesis GTPase Der, whose translation is MAKPVVAIVGRPNVGKSTLFNRITGARVAIVENIPGVTRDRLYRDADWRGREFTLVDTGGITSLNEEDTMTAQVKRQAELAIEEADVILFLVDAREGLNPDDEAIADILRRTDKPVILVANKVENFENPPIYDFYALGLGDPLPVSAAHGLNIGDLLDRLVENLPALEPEVYGEDAVKIAVVGRPNVGKSSLVNCFLGRERVIVSEIPGTTRDAVDTVFHFNGREYVLIDTAGIRRKARISEATERYSVIRSLRAIDRSDVVLVVLDAVEGVTEQDKRIAGYAHEAGKAAVIVVNKWDLVEKDGKTMNRYEEAIRRELSFMDYAPTIYVSALTKQRVFKIIELVNRVAEQAARRIPTSTLNQIIDEATHLNPPPSDKGRRLKIFYATQAGIKPPRFILFVNDPDLFHFSYRRYLENQLREAFGFEGTPIGLVIRKKE
- a CDS encoding homocysteine synthase; translation: MTNSKFRFDTLAVHGGQEPDPTTGARAVPIYQTTSYVFRDTEHAARLFALEEPGNIYTRMMNPTTDVFEKRVAALEGGVGALATASGQAAITYAIANITRAGQEIVSASSLYGGTYNLFSTTLPKLGIKVKFVDPSDPENFRKAITEKTRALYAETIGNPKLDIIDFEAVSQIAHEAGIPFIVDNTFATPYLCRPFEFGADIVVHSATKFIGGHGTAIGGIIVDSGKFDWTNGKFPELTEPDPSYHGLKYTEAAGNLAYIFKARVQLLRDIGACLSPFNAFLFLQGLETLPLRMERHCQNALKIAQFLKEHPKVSWVNYPGLPEHPSYEKAKKYLPKGCGAILTFGIKGGKEAGIAFIERVKLFSHLANVGDAKSLVIHPASTTHQQLSREEQIASGVTEDMVRLSVGLEDVHDLMEDLDQALNG
- the spoIVA gene encoding stage IV sporulation protein A; amino-acid sequence: MEEKFDIFRDIAERTGGDIYLGVVGPVRTGKSTFIKRFMELLVIPNIKKASDRQRAVDELPQSGAGRTIMTVEPKFIPNEAVEITVKDGLKMKVRLVDCVGYTVDGALGYEEEGPRMVRTPWFDHEIPFQEAAEVGTRKVIEDHSTIGLVVTTDGSITGIERTNYEEAEGRVISELKELNKPFLVLLNSTHPYDQETVELAHSIEEEHGVPVIPVNVAEITTEDLLNILEEILYEFPVNEVNINLPKWIEQLEATHWLRHKLEEAVRKAVVQVERVRDIDRAVEELANTENVKSVQLKNMNLGNGSATIEMTAEENLFYQILEEITGFEVKGDHDLLKLMKELSVAKREYDKVAYGLNEVRATGYGVVSPSLDEMVLEEPELIRSGGRFGVKLKATAPSYHLIRADITTEITPLIGTEKQCEELVQYIMEEFEENPQKIWETNIFGKSLHELVREGIQGKLYRMPENARVKLQETLERIANEGSGGLICIII
- a CDS encoding DUF763 domain-containing protein, with the translated sequence MRTGTARLPLHGGRCPRWLFDRMKELGSAIIEVIVYEYGPDEVLRRLSDPVWFQAFGCVLGFDWHSSGLTTTVLGALKEGLRDRQKDLGVFIAGGKGRTSRKTPEEIAFYAEKYSFEVSPETLIYSSRMAAKVDNTALQDGYQLYHHVFIFTAHGQWAVVQQGMNERSGWARRYHWLGETVKDFVCEPHAAICCDRRTRVLNMVAEESGKARAVIAELARDHPSRTLRELNRLRELDLPQSHHIPRAGYMDKILYQIYERQPEDFKAVLGVEGVGPKTIRALALVAEVTYGAKSSFRDPVKYSFAHGGKDGHPFPVDRKVYEKSIEILRRSLSEARIGRSDKLQALKKLNALAEFWEK
- a CDS encoding NAD(P)H-dependent glycerol-3-phosphate dehydrogenase; translated protein: MRERVAVIGAGSWGTALAIVLAKKGYEVTLWARRQEVVREIETTRINSHYLPEIVIPESIKITADLEETLMQCVAVVLSVPSHAVRETVRRVRPFVTKETVLVNTAKGLEIETLMRLSEVLKQELPVELHNNIAVLSGPSHAEEVSRDLPTAVVAASHRRQVAEYVQDLFMAPNLRVYTNPDVTGVELGGALKNVIALATGISDGLGFGDNTRAALMTRGLAEIARLGTAMGAQSLTFAGLAGIGDLIVTCTSLYSRNRRAGIQLGQGKPLDQVLAGMGMVVEGVRTTKAAYHLAQKYGVEMPITEQTYQVLFEGLNPREAVSKLMLRTRTHEVEEIVVNRQDW
- the metX gene encoding homoserine O-acetyltransferase MetX, yielding MPAVGIVETKYVNLGEFQLESGARLPEVTVAYETYGQLNAEGTNAVLVLHALTGDAHVAGKHDPQDKLPGWWDPLVGPGRAIDTNKYFVVCSNVLGGCYGTTGPASVNPETGKPYGMSFPVVTIRDMVRLQKKLVDTLGIKRLVCAIGGSMGGMQALEWAVTYPDFLDSVIPIATSGRLSAQAIAYNEVQRQAIIMDPNWNNGDYYGREVPARGLSLARMIGTITYKSDESWNFKFGRAFNGKQNGGYYSFNSRFEVENYLHYQGMKLVKRFDANCYLYLTKAMDLHDVGRGYPSYKEALQRIRAKCLMIGIRSDILYPPHYQKEVAEILREAGRPAYYMELNSPYGHDAFLIEFDMMTPIIRGFLESI
- the plsY gene encoding glycerol-3-phosphate 1-O-acyltransferase PlsY — encoded protein: MKYLIVLLVSYLLGSIPVGYVVGRWVKGIDIRRYGSGNVGATNAFRTMGTGPGLAVLLGDAAKGLLAVLLGKAVGGPPLAILSGLAVMAGHSWSAFLRFQGGRGVATGAGALVAMAPKVVLTAFIIWTLTVLLSRYVSLGSILAAASLPLLMLYFREPWYYVLFGFLAAALVIYRHRPNIRRLLAGTEYKLGERVKRLK